A window from Amblyomma americanum isolate KBUSLIRL-KWMA chromosome 7, ASM5285725v1, whole genome shotgun sequence encodes these proteins:
- the LOC144096692 gene encoding uncharacterized protein LOC144096692, producing MRSLNPFCLAMQVSKPCCLYAKKSSDYFLIQLPSPQCCLAIVTECSDVIISLLLLSGDIETNPGPASLEPVVTELKKLSAGQSTLIAEVTDLTNQLLTTDNLISDLSRRISALEGHYQTIQSLRTEIEGLSTHTTQATRQLCDLEDRIDEAENQSRRNNLIFYNIPDPDPSETWADSEKLLIRPCSEFLDITLDPKTIDRTHRLGRHEPDRCRPLIAKFALFKTKDEILANGRKFKNTDYSVGEDFSRRVRNVRKHLVTFAKSKTNRFSLRYKTLFIGSRRYIFDEPSQSVKEIP from the coding sequence atgcggtcgcttaacccgttctgcctcgccatgcaggttagtaagccatgttgtctttacgctaagaaatctagtgattactttttgatacagctgccgagcccgcaatgctgccttgccattgtcactgagtgttctgatgtcattatttccttgcttttgttgtcTGGCGACATAGAGACTAACCCCGGCCCTGCCTCACTCGAACCTGTAGTTACGGAACTTAAAAAATTGTCCGCCGGTCAGTCGACATTAATCGCGGAAGTTACAGACCTCACAAACCAGTTACTAACAACAGACAACCTTATTTCTGATCTAAGCAGGCGCATCAGTGCTCTTGAAGGTCATTACCAAACCATacagtcactacgcacagagatagaaggcctaagcactcacaccacccaggcaactcgccagctctgtgatctcgaggatcgcatcgacgaagcagaaaaccaatcacgaagaaacaacctcatattctacaacattccggaccctgacccatctgaaacgtgggccgactctgaaaagctactaattcgcccttgctccgaatttttggacatcaccctcgaccccaaaacaatagaccgcactcaccgtcttgggcgccacgaacctgatcgctgccgtccgttaattgccaaattcgcacttttcaaaacgaaggacgaaattctagctaatggccgcaaattcaagaacactgactactccgtcggtgaagatttttcacgccgcgttcgcaatgtgcgcaaacatctagttacatttgccaaaagcaagactaaccgtttttctttgcgatacaaaaccctgttcatcggttcccgacgatatatcttcgacgaaccatcgcaatctgtaaaagagataccatag